Proteins encoded by one window of Swingsia samuiensis:
- a CDS encoding penicillin-binding protein 1A — protein MTRRYSSSRNPMAPRASSPRGPRFRRFRQIIAVFAGIGLLGVTGGGVLIWATYAKFQSDLPSIDSLRAYQPPTVSRIYTSDDQLMAQLANERRIFVPIDAIPDKVKKAFIATEDHNFYTHGGVDVLAIARAAVTDVFARHGRRPLGASTITQQVAKVMLLNSNVLSFDRKIKEALLAEKMEQVLSKDKILEIYLNGIYLGNGAFGVAAAAQTYFNKPIDQLDDAEAASLAALPKSPTNYNPFLHPKMALMRRNLVLQLMAENGVITQEQAQQDKSEPLVPQKKLRFGPLPETEWFGAEVRRQLISQYGEVKALQGGLEVHTSLEPDLQKKETRILREGLMNYDRSRSGWRGPVKHLDDVSSVGWEQALKAVTSPAGMLREWRLAIVLPGGRQVGWLEDGVSKKGTLASSDVAWARRRAALRAGDIIMIEPQSTGSVMLRQIPHVEGAAITMDVRTGRVLAMVGGWSFHESQFNRTTQAMRQPGSSFKPFVYLAAMEKGISPSEKFDDSPISYGDWHPQNYEHDNWGPTTLHDALRESRNLVTIRVAAHLGMKAVADTAIKAGLVDQMPHVLPAALGAVETTIIKEAAAYATIANGGHIVTPSLIDDIQDRQGNLVWQASNLTLGTAVQPAAGVAVPADQTAAPKGVAPSSPDQPQTVAPVPADNVNVPSLLDNRPTLASEESSFQIIQMMKDVIARGTGRAAGVGIDRPIAGKTGTSQDFHDAWFAGFSPDLVTVVWVGFDTPESLGRNADGGRIAAPIWNRIMKAAFENRPKLDFRVPDGITLASYNTGRISAVDGFKTDQVPGASVALHGFGAGTEALTASDTGADAVISDSESEMGSAASGSESEHSTDANGTQSQKSSASEGDIGVGGLY, from the coding sequence ATGACGCGACGTTATTCTAGTTCTCGTAATCCAATGGCTCCCAGAGCAAGTTCTCCTCGTGGGCCTCGTTTTCGTCGTTTTCGGCAGATCATTGCTGTTTTTGCAGGGATTGGTTTGCTTGGGGTAACTGGGGGAGGTGTGCTTATATGGGCCACCTACGCCAAGTTCCAGTCTGATCTGCCAAGTATTGACAGCTTGCGTGCATACCAACCACCAACCGTAAGTCGTATTTATACGTCTGATGATCAGTTGATGGCTCAGCTTGCGAATGAACGTCGTATTTTTGTTCCTATTGATGCGATTCCAGATAAAGTCAAAAAAGCTTTTATCGCAACGGAAGATCATAATTTTTACACGCACGGCGGTGTTGATGTTCTGGCCATCGCACGTGCTGCTGTTACTGATGTTTTTGCACGGCACGGCCGTCGTCCCTTAGGCGCATCGACCATTACTCAGCAAGTTGCCAAGGTGATGTTGCTTAATAGTAATGTTTTATCGTTTGATCGAAAAATAAAAGAAGCTCTTTTAGCCGAAAAAATGGAGCAGGTTTTATCAAAAGATAAAATATTAGAAATATACCTTAATGGAATTTATTTAGGAAATGGAGCATTCGGAGTAGCCGCGGCTGCTCAAACGTATTTTAATAAACCTATAGACCAATTAGATGATGCGGAAGCCGCTTCTCTAGCCGCACTTCCTAAATCGCCTACAAATTATAATCCTTTTTTACACCCGAAAATGGCTTTAATGCGCCGGAACCTTGTTCTGCAGCTGATGGCCGAAAATGGTGTCATTACTCAAGAGCAGGCTCAGCAGGATAAGAGTGAGCCTCTTGTTCCTCAAAAGAAGTTACGTTTTGGGCCGTTGCCAGAAACGGAGTGGTTTGGAGCAGAGGTGCGGCGTCAATTAATTTCGCAGTATGGAGAAGTTAAGGCCCTTCAAGGTGGATTAGAGGTTCATACCAGCCTTGAACCTGATTTACAGAAAAAAGAAACGCGTATTTTGCGCGAAGGCTTGATGAACTATGATCGAAGTAGAAGTGGTTGGCGCGGCCCGGTAAAACACCTTGATGATGTTTCTTCAGTAGGCTGGGAGCAGGCGCTTAAGGCTGTGACTTCTCCAGCGGGGATGTTGCGTGAATGGCGACTTGCTATTGTTCTTCCCGGAGGCAGACAAGTTGGGTGGCTGGAAGATGGCGTTTCAAAAAAAGGAACATTAGCAAGTAGTGATGTGGCTTGGGCGCGGCGTAGAGCAGCGCTTCGGGCGGGGGACATCATCATGATTGAACCCCAAAGCACAGGCTCTGTGATGTTGCGACAAATCCCTCATGTTGAGGGGGCGGCGATTACTATGGATGTGCGCACAGGCCGTGTATTGGCGATGGTCGGTGGTTGGTCTTTCCATGAAAGCCAGTTTAACAGAACGACACAAGCTATGAGGCAGCCTGGGTCCTCTTTTAAACCATTTGTTTATCTAGCCGCGATGGAAAAGGGGATTTCACCGTCAGAGAAATTTGATGACTCACCTATTTCCTATGGTGATTGGCATCCTCAAAACTATGAACACGATAACTGGGGTCCCACAACCTTACATGATGCGTTAAGAGAAAGTCGTAACCTTGTTACGATTCGTGTTGCGGCCCACCTCGGAATGAAAGCGGTTGCAGATACCGCCATTAAGGCTGGATTAGTGGATCAGATGCCGCATGTTTTGCCGGCGGCTCTTGGTGCGGTTGAGACGACTATTATTAAAGAGGCAGCAGCATACGCAACCATTGCAAATGGCGGCCATATTGTAACACCTTCTCTCATTGATGATATTCAGGATCGGCAAGGGAATTTGGTTTGGCAGGCTTCTAACTTAACATTAGGCACAGCCGTGCAGCCTGCTGCGGGCGTTGCTGTGCCAGCAGATCAGACAGCAGCGCCTAAAGGGGTAGCGCCATCTTCTCCTGATCAACCACAGACTGTGGCTCCTGTGCCGGCAGATAATGTGAATGTACCTTCTCTTTTGGATAACCGTCCGACTTTGGCGAGTGAGGAAAGTTCGTTCCAGATTATTCAAATGATGAAAGATGTAATTGCGCGTGGAACGGGACGTGCAGCGGGTGTTGGGATTGATCGGCCGATTGCTGGCAAGACAGGAACCAGTCAGGATTTTCATGATGCATGGTTCGCTGGTTTTTCTCCAGATTTGGTGACTGTCGTTTGGGTTGGATTTGATACGCCAGAAAGTTTAGGGCGCAATGCAGATGGTGGGCGAATTGCTGCACCTATTTGGAACCGTATCATGAAGGCGGCCTTTGAAAACCGACCTAAGCTCGATTTCCGAGTTCCAGACGGTATTACGTTAGCGTCTTATAATACTGGGCGTATATCGGCTGTTGATGGGTTTAAGACGGATCAGGTTCCTGGGGCATCTGTTGCATTGCATGGGTTTGGGGCTGGAACAGAAGCTCTGACAGCATCTGATACGGGAGCAGACGCTGTAATTTCTGATTCTGAGAGTGAGATGGGAAGTGCTGCATCAGGATCAGAGAGTGAACACTCTACTGATGCTAATGGAACACAATCTCAGAAAAGTAGTGCATCAGAGGGTGACATCGGTGTAGGTGGGCTGTACTGA
- a CDS encoding peptidase domain-containing ABC transporter: protein MLRDLQFGFGKRTPVILQSESSECGMACLAMSMGYYGHFIDISTFRRQYGASTQGATLKELISVSSRVGLNSRAVRLELDELDKLTLPSILHWGLNHFVVLVERRSKSVIVHDPAIGRREIGLKELSREFTGIALEITPTERFERKDERKTLTLRDMFRHVSGLKPALAYLFALSLGLELIALAMPMVSQVIIDEVIVIGDHDLLVTIACSMAILLLFQLFISTVRSWAVIMFSTRVSLKWNGSLFDHLTRLPLDYFIRRHIGDVISRFGSLGSIQRTITTDLVQTILDGIMAIGMGVMLFLYGGWLGAIACIAIALDVLLRLVTYGTYKRASEEGVIQDAKSQTYFIETLRNIATVKLLNLRERRQTVWLNSVIDSMNIHLRLQRFDLIFGRLGDLIFSSDRLIMLVLGAKMVMNNHMSVGMLVAFLSYKDQFASRVGNLINTGFKLRMLSIQTGRLSDIVMTEPEEPGLPLPPPSPQEMGHTGAITVRDLSVRYSPESPWIFRNLSFNIPAGKNIAIVGPSGCGKTTLLKTLMGLLEPTEGDIALDNISIKSLTLDGYRSRIAGVLQDDGLFSGSLSDNISGFAEHINQPLVEACAQYAAIHDDIQRLPMRYETLVGDMGSNLSGGQKQRVILARALYRSPQILFLDEATSNLDEATEARVAQALRMLNITRVIVAHRPATIAHADVILHMTPQGLQIETRNMEKS, encoded by the coding sequence ATGCTTCGCGACCTTCAATTCGGCTTTGGAAAACGCACTCCTGTTATTTTGCAATCAGAATCTTCTGAATGTGGAATGGCATGCCTTGCCATGTCTATGGGCTATTATGGTCATTTTATTGATATTTCTACGTTTCGCCGTCAATACGGTGCATCAACACAAGGCGCCACCCTTAAAGAACTCATCTCCGTTTCAAGTCGTGTGGGGCTCAACTCACGCGCTGTAAGGCTAGAGTTGGATGAACTTGATAAACTAACGCTACCCAGTATTCTCCATTGGGGCCTTAATCACTTTGTCGTTCTGGTTGAACGCCGCTCCAAGAGTGTGATCGTCCACGATCCTGCTATTGGCCGTCGCGAAATCGGTTTGAAAGAACTTTCCCGCGAATTTACAGGGATTGCACTCGAAATTACGCCAACAGAACGGTTTGAACGTAAAGACGAACGTAAAACCTTAACATTACGTGACATGTTTCGTCATGTCTCAGGCCTAAAGCCCGCTCTTGCTTATCTTTTCGCTCTTTCTTTAGGGCTTGAACTTATTGCATTAGCGATGCCCATGGTGAGCCAAGTTATTATTGATGAAGTGATTGTTATTGGTGACCATGATCTTTTAGTCACGATCGCCTGTAGTATGGCCATTCTATTACTATTCCAGCTTTTCATTTCCACTGTGAGAAGCTGGGCTGTCATTATGTTTAGTACCCGTGTCTCTTTAAAATGGAATGGTTCTCTCTTTGACCATCTAACACGCCTTCCTCTTGATTACTTTATTCGTCGTCATATTGGGGACGTTATTTCTCGTTTTGGGTCTCTTGGGAGCATCCAACGTACTATTACAACAGACCTCGTCCAAACTATTCTAGATGGTATTATGGCCATCGGAATGGGAGTAATGTTGTTTTTATACGGTGGATGGCTAGGAGCCATTGCCTGTATTGCAATCGCACTTGACGTCCTTTTACGTCTGGTCACATACGGTACCTACAAGCGAGCCTCTGAAGAAGGGGTTATTCAAGATGCGAAAAGTCAAACCTATTTCATAGAAACGCTACGCAATATTGCTACCGTAAAACTTCTTAATTTACGTGAACGCCGGCAAACTGTTTGGCTAAACAGTGTCATTGATTCAATGAATATTCATTTACGCCTCCAAAGATTTGACCTCATTTTCGGGCGCCTTGGGGATCTAATTTTTAGTTCAGACCGACTAATTATGCTCGTTCTTGGCGCAAAAATGGTCATGAACAACCATATGTCCGTTGGTATGCTCGTGGCTTTCCTCTCTTATAAAGATCAGTTTGCTAGCCGTGTTGGAAATTTAATTAATACAGGCTTCAAACTTAGGATGTTAAGCATTCAAACGGGCCGTTTATCAGATATTGTTATGACCGAACCCGAAGAGCCAGGCCTTCCTCTTCCTCCGCCATCCCCTCAAGAAATGGGACATACAGGCGCCATCACGGTAAGAGATCTTTCTGTGCGTTATAGCCCTGAAAGCCCTTGGATTTTTCGTAATCTTTCTTTCAATATTCCAGCCGGAAAAAATATTGCCATCGTTGGCCCTTCAGGCTGCGGCAAAACGACACTTCTCAAAACTCTTATGGGATTACTTGAACCCACAGAAGGCGATATTGCCTTAGATAATATTTCCATTAAGTCACTTACACTTGACGGCTACCGCTCCCGTATTGCTGGGGTATTACAAGATGATGGACTTTTTTCAGGGTCTTTATCTGATAATATCAGCGGGTTTGCCGAACATATCAACCAACCGCTTGTGGAGGCATGCGCACAATATGCTGCCATCCATGACGATATTCAGCGCCTCCCCATGCGTTATGAAACACTCGTTGGCGATATGGGCTCCAATCTTTCAGGAGGGCAAAAGCAACGCGTTATTCTTGCTCGTGCTCTTTATCGTTCACCGCAAATCCTATTTTTAGATGAAGCAACCAGCAATCTAGATGAAGCGACAGAAGCACGCGTTGCACAAGCCTTAAGAATGCTAAACATCACCCGTGTTATTGTTGCACACCGCCCTGCCACCATCGCTCACGCAGATGTTATATTACACATGACCCCTCAAGGGTTACAAATTGAAACACGCAATATGGAGAAATCCTAA
- a CDS encoding mechanosensitive ion channel domain-containing protein, giving the protein MINTKYKKISSLDFGGVLKKSIHIVLLIILLGVVGFSVNTALADSTSSLDTPLTKQEAQKLLTILNDPKEREAFSHTLSLMARAAPSNNHTALKNKTDIHNGLESLHAQSLSYFHNFLGLFIDLRFLMYEIHDQFSSQNARKIIYTTTLLSIIFVALGLGIEHLTTFILKNPIQRISLRVDEKEKTHDRYIQKKEEQNSPPPSPEDISDKTTATRTTDQKRRVETLRFLARVPYAFILFLLKIFPVGVFFLLVTLSTLLFPFLSDSKAGSIIMTLASCYAGARCLYFAIETIFSPHNPNIRLIPTTNLIAARFTRWLGCLILAPTLIICFINLNTQLNISSRALDALIRAIVLIEHILIALFIWRMRHVVSNALTPTAAGKSKKLWSFFATIAKAWWIPAMFIDISLWIVWAAHLSGGYHWILTTTGITVAILIVSRIVAVLAYGLQDRFFRLNPALNERFPDLQKRADHYYPLAHATLTGIIVFLTIISIVEAWGFPIFGFFLKNSLGQHISNTGVITIVSIIIAILIWETINIILINQINHFQNAGFSSRATRLKTILPIIRTVFLIIIIVTVIVTILAQIGINITPLLTGAGIMGAAIAFGSQSLVKDFITGFFMLVEDAIQVGDWVTTGGVSGIVENLSIRTVKIRDTDGDLHIIPFSSVTSIANTARGYNKIIIKQQLDLSEDFSRVVSIMTKVVKDMRADDVFGPLILSDYNDLGVDKTDSSGATLRGEIWTTPMMKWKVQREFYKRIANLFAAEKIKFYTGTSYFTTPPGSPMQVKSIQIANDVTPTTPQDS; this is encoded by the coding sequence ATGATAAATACAAAATATAAAAAGATATCTTCACTCGACTTTGGAGGCGTTCTTAAGAAATCAATCCATATAGTTCTTCTTATTATATTACTAGGTGTGGTAGGATTTTCTGTTAATACGGCTTTAGCAGATTCAACATCTTCCCTTGATACTCCGCTTACTAAACAGGAAGCCCAAAAGCTTCTTACCATTCTTAATGACCCCAAAGAACGAGAAGCTTTTTCTCATACTCTCTCTTTAATGGCGCGCGCTGCTCCCTCGAACAATCATACCGCATTAAAAAACAAAACAGATATCCATAATGGTCTAGAGAGCTTACATGCTCAGTCTTTAAGTTATTTCCATAATTTCTTGGGTCTATTTATCGATCTAAGATTTTTGATGTATGAAATACACGATCAATTCAGCAGTCAAAATGCCCGAAAAATTATTTATACTACAACACTACTCTCTATCATATTTGTTGCACTCGGATTAGGGATTGAACACCTCACCACTTTTATTTTGAAAAACCCGATCCAACGTATTTCTCTGCGGGTCGATGAAAAAGAAAAAACACACGATCGATATATTCAAAAAAAAGAAGAGCAAAACTCTCCACCACCTTCCCCTGAGGACATTTCTGATAAAACAACAGCTACACGCACAACAGATCAAAAAAGGCGCGTAGAGACTTTACGGTTCCTTGCGCGTGTTCCTTATGCATTCATCCTTTTTCTTCTCAAAATATTTCCTGTAGGCGTTTTTTTCTTACTTGTTACATTATCTACTCTTCTTTTTCCCTTTCTATCAGACTCAAAAGCCGGTTCCATTATTATGACACTAGCCAGTTGCTATGCTGGTGCACGGTGTTTATATTTTGCTATTGAAACGATCTTTTCGCCTCACAACCCTAATATTAGACTTATCCCTACGACAAACCTTATTGCAGCACGTTTTACGCGATGGCTGGGCTGCCTTATCCTCGCCCCTACCCTTATTATTTGTTTTATAAATTTAAATACTCAACTGAATATATCCTCCCGTGCTTTAGATGCACTTATTCGGGCGATCGTCCTTATTGAACATATTCTTATCGCTCTCTTCATTTGGCGCATGCGGCACGTTGTAAGTAACGCGTTAACGCCTACTGCTGCAGGTAAATCTAAAAAATTATGGTCCTTTTTTGCCACCATTGCCAAAGCATGGTGGATACCGGCCATGTTTATCGACATCTCTTTATGGATTGTCTGGGCAGCGCACTTATCTGGGGGATATCACTGGATTCTAACAACGACAGGCATTACGGTCGCTATTCTTATCGTTTCACGTATCGTAGCCGTGCTCGCATACGGTCTACAAGACCGCTTTTTCCGACTCAATCCAGCTCTAAACGAACGTTTCCCAGACCTTCAAAAAAGAGCTGACCATTATTACCCTCTTGCACATGCAACACTAACTGGAATTATTGTCTTTCTAACCATTATATCCATTGTTGAGGCATGGGGCTTCCCAATATTTGGCTTTTTCTTAAAGAACTCACTTGGTCAACATATTTCAAATACCGGGGTCATTACAATCGTATCCATTATTATAGCTATATTAATATGGGAAACTATCAACATTATTTTAATAAACCAAATTAATCACTTCCAGAATGCTGGTTTTAGTTCTCGTGCAACACGCCTCAAAACAATCCTCCCTATTATCCGGACTGTTTTTCTCATCATCATTATCGTGACTGTTATCGTAACCATCTTAGCTCAAATCGGCATCAATATTACTCCCCTCCTTACTGGTGCAGGAATTATGGGAGCCGCTATTGCTTTTGGTTCACAAAGCCTTGTTAAAGACTTTATCACAGGCTTTTTCATGCTTGTTGAAGATGCCATACAAGTGGGCGATTGGGTAACGACCGGAGGGGTATCAGGTATTGTTGAAAACCTTTCGATCCGTACTGTCAAAATAAGAGATACAGATGGTGACCTTCACATTATCCCATTTTCTTCAGTCACTTCCATTGCGAATACAGCCCGCGGCTATAATAAAATCATCATCAAACAACAGCTGGATCTTTCAGAAGACTTTAGCCGTGTCGTTTCTATTATGACAAAAGTTGTAAAAGATATGCGCGCCGACGATGTTTTCGGTCCTCTGATCTTGTCAGATTATAATGATCTTGGAGTTGATAAAACCGATAGCAGCGGCGCAACATTACGCGGTGAGATATGGACAACCCCCATGATGAAATGGAAGGTTCAAAGAGAGTTCTACAAAAGAATTGCTAATCTATTCGCTGCCGAGAAAATTAAATTTTACACCGGAACGTCTTATTTCACGACACCACCCGGAAGCCCGATGCAAGTCAAATCAATTCAAATCGCGAATGATGTAACACCAACTACACCACAAGATTCGTAA
- the rdgB gene encoding RdgB/HAM1 family non-canonical purine NTP pyrophosphatase: MKRLKPGSKIVLASHNSGKLREFSMLFADKDIQVISAAELKLPEPEETENTFVGNATIKAKAAAAASGLPALADDSGFCVEALSGQPGVYSARWGGPTKDMNVAMQRVHTEMGNTDNYSASFIAALCLAWPDGETQSVVGECHGQTVWPPRGEHGHGYDPIFVPDGETRTFAEMPEHEKNKMSHRAKALELFMKECVEK, translated from the coding sequence ATGAAACGCTTGAAGCCTGGATCTAAAATCGTTCTTGCTAGCCACAATTCCGGAAAATTACGTGAATTTTCTATGCTATTTGCAGATAAAGATATTCAGGTTATTTCTGCTGCAGAACTCAAGCTTCCTGAACCTGAAGAAACAGAAAATACCTTTGTAGGAAATGCCACTATCAAAGCAAAAGCAGCTGCTGCAGCCTCTGGTTTACCGGCTTTAGCAGATGACTCCGGGTTTTGTGTCGAGGCTTTAAGTGGACAACCCGGTGTTTATTCCGCTCGGTGGGGTGGCCCGACAAAAGATATGAATGTTGCGATGCAACGTGTGCATACCGAGATGGGAAATACAGATAATTATTCGGCTTCTTTTATTGCCGCATTATGTCTTGCATGGCCGGATGGAGAAACCCAATCCGTCGTAGGGGAATGTCATGGCCAAACGGTATGGCCTCCACGTGGCGAGCATGGACATGGCTATGACCCAATTTTTGTTCCAGATGGAGAAACCCGCACTTTTGCAGAAATGCCTGAGCATGAAAAAAATAAAATGAGCCATAGAGCAAAAGCTTTAGAGCTTTTTATGAAAGAATGTGTCGAAAAATAA
- the hrcA gene encoding heat-inducible transcriptional repressor HrcA: protein MNKSDSYFFGKKSSFLSGLREREAAILREIVEEYVETGEPVGSQTVSQRLQPALSSATIRNVMADLARAGLLFSPHVSAGRLPTEKGLKLFVDGLLQFGSLKEEDKEHINTRLDVHGRSYKETFAEVSSVLSSLSSAAGLVLAPKFEATLKHIEFVLLGANRGLVILVSSNGQVENRIIELPIGVPPSALIEAGNYLNARLGDLTLASLRERIGGELEENRHEIDVLAAHVIERGLATWDAQAGTLFVRGQGNLLSDITEIERLTAIQMLFEQLETQEMMLQLLQLTEESEGVRIYVGRESGLFGMSGLSMIVAPARNEAQKIVGALGVIGPTRLNYGRIVPVVDYTAKMMGRLFS from the coding sequence ATGAATAAATCTGATTCATATTTTTTTGGTAAAAAATCATCGTTCTTAAGTGGGCTAAGGGAACGTGAGGCCGCGATTTTAAGAGAAATAGTAGAAGAATATGTTGAAACAGGCGAGCCGGTCGGAAGTCAGACCGTATCACAGCGTTTGCAACCAGCATTATCTTCCGCAACGATAAGGAACGTTATGGCAGATTTGGCGCGTGCTGGACTGTTGTTTAGTCCCCATGTGTCTGCTGGTCGTTTGCCGACGGAAAAAGGATTAAAGCTTTTTGTCGATGGGTTGCTTCAATTTGGCTCATTAAAAGAAGAAGACAAAGAACATATTAATACACGCTTAGATGTGCATGGACGGTCATATAAGGAGACTTTTGCTGAGGTTTCGTCTGTATTATCGAGCTTATCATCTGCAGCTGGTCTGGTTTTGGCCCCCAAGTTTGAAGCAACACTTAAGCATATTGAGTTTGTTCTGTTGGGGGCTAATCGTGGTTTGGTTATTCTTGTTAGCTCAAATGGGCAAGTTGAAAATCGTATTATTGAACTGCCTATCGGCGTTCCACCTTCTGCTCTTATAGAGGCGGGGAATTATCTCAATGCGCGTTTAGGTGATTTGACGCTAGCCTCTTTGAGGGAGCGGATCGGTGGTGAGTTGGAAGAGAATCGTCATGAAATTGATGTGTTGGCCGCCCATGTGATCGAACGAGGTCTGGCCACATGGGATGCGCAAGCGGGCACGTTATTTGTTCGAGGGCAGGGGAATCTCTTATCCGATATTACAGAAATTGAGCGTTTGACGGCCATACAAATGCTTTTTGAGCAGTTAGAAACACAAGAAATGATGTTGCAGCTTTTACAGCTTACAGAAGAGTCTGAAGGGGTGCGCATTTATGTTGGGCGTGAAAGTGGGTTGTTTGGTATGTCAGGTTTGTCCATGATTGTTGCACCTGCTCGCAACGAAGCCCAGAAGATCGTGGGGGCTTTAGGTGTTATCGGGCCAACACGTTTAAATTATGGGCGCATCGTTCCTGTTGTTGATTATACGGCTAAGATGATGGGGCGTTTGTTTAGCTAG
- a CDS encoding HlyD family secretion protein codes for MSSLFRREALEARQISWLGNVQISQPLPVRIVSGFCIVLVIASALLVIFCNYTRRVHATGQVMPESGLLTISATQPGTITAIKAKEGQHVHRGDILFIEDLDIISSNGSTQKQVLNDLLRQKELLQNQRELREKSAPLEKQALLNQVQFLNQQHTEINAQIISDNKVLPLVEQALNKMYMAQSSHLITEEQFQSQLSTYAQLLSTHSQTLQSQTTTEGKLSDIVSKITRFNSDLTHDLNDLDKQIASVDQQIAENEGRQSNIILAPEDGTLTSLRGYLGQQVSANTPLITLLPNNDKLQVELYVNSSSIGFLKVNQPVLLRYDAFPYQKFGLQHGHIIEITHAPVTSDTVANRAAASAPQGKQGIPSTSGQDIYRIRVLPDRSYIQTYSEKHPLEAGMTVSADIATDRRPLWQWILDPVISIKNTISTTTIGP; via the coding sequence ATGAGTTCACTCTTCCGTCGCGAAGCTTTAGAAGCGCGCCAAATTAGTTGGTTAGGCAACGTCCAAATTAGCCAGCCATTACCTGTACGTATTGTTTCAGGCTTTTGTATTGTCTTAGTCATTGCCTCAGCCTTGCTCGTTATATTTTGCAACTATACACGACGGGTACACGCCACCGGACAAGTCATGCCTGAAAGTGGCCTTCTAACCATCAGCGCCACTCAACCCGGAACCATTACTGCAATCAAAGCCAAAGAAGGGCAGCATGTCCATCGAGGCGATATACTCTTTATTGAAGATCTCGACATTATTTCTTCTAATGGATCTACACAAAAACAAGTTCTGAACGATTTATTAAGGCAAAAAGAACTCCTACAAAACCAACGTGAGCTCCGGGAAAAATCTGCCCCCCTCGAGAAACAGGCACTTTTAAACCAAGTGCAGTTTCTCAACCAACAACACACGGAGATTAATGCTCAAATTATATCGGATAACAAAGTTCTACCATTAGTCGAGCAAGCCCTGAACAAAATGTATATGGCGCAAAGCAGCCACCTTATTACAGAAGAGCAATTCCAAAGTCAGTTATCAACCTACGCACAGCTTCTCTCAACACATTCTCAAACACTACAGTCCCAAACAACAACTGAAGGTAAACTCTCTGACATTGTTTCCAAAATAACACGCTTTAATTCTGACCTTACTCATGATCTTAATGATCTTGATAAACAAATTGCCTCAGTCGACCAGCAAATAGCCGAGAATGAAGGCCGCCAAAGTAACATTATTCTTGCGCCAGAAGATGGCACTCTCACCAGCCTGCGTGGATATTTAGGGCAGCAAGTGAGTGCTAATACACCCTTAATCACTTTATTACCCAATAATGATAAATTACAGGTAGAGCTTTATGTGAATAGTTCTTCCATTGGTTTTCTAAAAGTCAATCAACCTGTACTTCTTCGCTATGATGCCTTCCCTTACCAAAAATTTGGTTTACAACATGGCCATATTATTGAAATCACCCACGCTCCTGTAACATCAGATACTGTCGCAAATAGAGCAGCCGCGTCTGCGCCCCAAGGAAAGCAAGGGATACCCTCTACGTCTGGTCAGGATATTTACCGCATCCGCGTTCTTCCAGACCGCTCCTATATTCAGACCTATTCCGAAAAACACCCTCTAGAGGCCGGAATGACAGTCTCCGCAGATATTGCAACGGATAGACGCCCCCTCTGGCAATGGATCCTCGATCCAGTCATCAGCATCAAAAACACAATCTCCACAACAACAATTGGCCCATAA